One genomic region from Hoeflea algicola encodes:
- the accC gene encoding acetyl-CoA carboxylase biotin carboxylase subunit yields MFSKVLIANRGEIALRVLRACKELGIQTVAVHSTADQDAMHVRLADESVCIGPPPSRDSYLNIHQIVAACEITGADAVHPGYGFLSENAKFADILDAHGITFIGPTADHIRLMGDKITAKKTAVSLGIPCVPGSDGEVFDVEQAIKVAEETGYPVLIKATAGGGGKGMKVAHNAEELSEALSTARSEALANFGNDAVYMEKYLGKPRHIEIQVLGDGEGNAIHLGERDCSLQRRHQKVWEEANSPSLNEDQRMEIGEICAAAMRKLKYRGAGTIEFLYENGEFYFIEMNTRLQVEHPVTEAITGIDLVNEQIRVASGAGMSVTQSDIRFHGHAIECRINAEDPDTFVPSPGTITHYHTPGGLGVRVDSGVYQGYKIPPYYDSLIGKLIVHGRTRVECMMRLRRALDEFVVDGINTTLPLFRDLLANPDIANGDYDIHWLEKFLAAKAAAKAGK; encoded by the coding sequence ATGTTCTCCAAGGTTCTCATCGCAAACCGTGGCGAAATCGCTCTGCGGGTGCTGCGCGCATGTAAGGAGCTGGGCATCCAGACCGTGGCTGTGCATTCGACGGCCGATCAGGACGCCATGCATGTACGGCTGGCCGATGAAAGCGTGTGCATCGGGCCGCCGCCTTCGCGCGACAGCTATCTCAATATCCACCAGATTGTCGCGGCCTGCGAGATCACCGGTGCCGATGCGGTGCACCCGGGCTACGGCTTTTTGTCGGAGAACGCCAAATTCGCCGATATTCTCGATGCGCACGGCATCACCTTCATTGGCCCGACTGCGGATCATATCCGCCTCATGGGAGACAAGATCACGGCCAAGAAAACGGCTGTGTCGCTTGGCATCCCTTGCGTGCCGGGCTCTGATGGCGAGGTGTTCGACGTAGAACAGGCGATAAAGGTTGCCGAGGAAACCGGTTACCCGGTGCTGATCAAGGCAACAGCTGGCGGCGGCGGCAAGGGCATGAAAGTGGCCCATAATGCCGAGGAGCTGTCGGAAGCCCTGTCGACGGCCCGATCGGAAGCGCTGGCAAACTTCGGCAATGACGCCGTGTACATGGAAAAATACCTGGGCAAGCCGCGTCATATCGAAATTCAGGTTCTTGGCGATGGCGAAGGCAACGCGATTCATCTGGGCGAACGCGATTGTTCGCTGCAGCGGCGCCACCAGAAGGTCTGGGAAGAAGCAAATTCGCCTTCGCTGAACGAAGACCAGCGCATGGAAATCGGCGAGATCTGTGCCGCTGCGATGCGCAAGCTGAAATATCGTGGCGCAGGCACCATCGAGTTTCTCTATGAAAACGGGGAATTCTATTTCATCGAAATGAACACGCGGCTGCAGGTCGAACACCCGGTGACCGAGGCGATCACCGGCATCGACCTGGTCAACGAGCAGATCCGGGTCGCTTCCGGCGCAGGCATGTCCGTCACCCAGAGCGACATTCGCTTCCACGGCCATGCCATCGAATGCCGCATCAACGCCGAGGATCCGGACACGTTCGTGCCGTCGCCGGGAACGATCACCCATTACCACACACCCGGCGGCCTGGGCGTACGGGTCGATTCAGGCGTCTATCAGGGTTACAAGATCCCACCCTATTACGACAGCCTGATCGGCAAGCTGATCGTGCACGGGCGCACCCGGGTCGAATGCATGATGCGGCTGAGGCGCGCGCTGGATGAATTTGTGGTCGACGGCATCAACACCACGCTGCCGCTGTTTCGCGATCTTCTTGCCAATCCGGACATCGCCAATGGTGACTACGACATTCACTGGCTGGAAAAGTTTCTTGCCGCCAAGGCTGCGGCCAAAGCCGGTAAATAG
- the accB gene encoding acetyl-CoA carboxylase biotin carboxyl carrier protein, translated as MATRKPSIDQDLIRDLANILNETDLTEIEIEQDDLRVRVSRAGTAQTIHAPIAQPQVTAPQQAPVEAAPVAATPSANAITAPMVGSVYLSPAPGSKPFVEVGQMVKEGQTILIIEAMKTMNQIPSPRAGKVIQILVADGDPVEFAEPMIVIE; from the coding sequence ATGGCAACAAGAAAACCGTCGATCGACCAGGATCTGATCCGGGATCTGGCCAATATTCTCAACGAGACCGATCTGACCGAAATCGAAATCGAGCAGGACGACTTGCGGGTGCGCGTCAGCCGCGCCGGGACGGCTCAGACGATTCATGCTCCAATTGCCCAGCCGCAGGTTACCGCCCCTCAGCAGGCCCCTGTTGAAGCGGCGCCGGTTGCGGCGACTCCATCAGCCAACGCCATCACGGCGCCGATGGTCGGCTCGGTCTACCTGTCGCCGGCGCCCGGCTCCAAGCCGTTCGTCGAGGTTGGCCAGATGGTCAAGGAAGGCCAGACCATCCTGATCATCGAAGCGATGAAGACCATGAACCAGATTCCCTCACCGCGCGCCGGCAAGGTCATCCAGATTCTGGTTGCCGATGGCGATCCGGTGGAATTCGCCGAACCGATGATCGTGATCGAATAA
- a CDS encoding DsbA family protein → MAFRKRIPLMAALLIGTVSAVPFPAAAFDDAEKQEIGEIVRDYLLANPEIFEEVQQALALKKEAESRNIAQAAITGNTDAIFNAAEDISLGNPNGDVTVVEFFDYNCGFCKRAMQDMVTIIEQDDNVRFVLKEFPILGPDSVAAHRVSMAFRKIAPEQYEAFHLKLLGGDVRATEAQAIDVAAGLGVDEATLRAGMDDPEIEQSIRQSYQLADALGISGTPSFILGDEAVFGAVGAEPLLDKIANLRSCKSTVC, encoded by the coding sequence ATGGCATTTCGCAAACGCATCCCCCTGATGGCAGCGCTGCTGATTGGCACCGTTTCTGCCGTTCCGTTTCCGGCTGCTGCGTTCGACGATGCCGAAAAACAGGAAATCGGCGAAATCGTACGCGACTATCTGCTGGCCAATCCGGAAATCTTCGAAGAGGTGCAGCAGGCTCTGGCCCTGAAAAAGGAAGCCGAAAGCCGCAATATTGCGCAGGCGGCGATCACCGGCAACACCGACGCGATCTTCAACGCAGCCGAGGACATCTCGCTTGGCAACCCGAATGGCGACGTGACCGTGGTCGAATTCTTCGATTACAATTGCGGTTTCTGCAAGCGCGCCATGCAAGACATGGTCACCATCATCGAACAGGATGACAATGTCCGCTTCGTGCTCAAGGAATTCCCGATCCTGGGACCGGATTCAGTGGCAGCGCACCGGGTCAGCATGGCGTTTCGCAAGATTGCGCCTGAGCAATACGAGGCGTTTCACCTGAAACTGCTAGGCGGCGACGTGCGGGCAACTGAAGCCCAAGCGATTGATGTGGCGGCGGGTCTCGGGGTCGACGAGGCAACGCTGCGGGCCGGCATGGACGACCCGGAAATCGAGCAGTCGATCCGGCAATCGTACCAGCTCGCCGATGCGCTGGGCATTTCCGGCACACCGTCCTTCATCCTTGGCGACGAAGCGGTTTTCGGCGCCGTGGGCGCAGAGCCGTTGCTTGACAAGATCGCCAATCTGCGGTCCTGCAAAAGCACCGTCTGCTGA
- a CDS encoding M48 family metalloprotease: MKTNTALNSERPAATIRFGKGYAARLSRCVITAALACSFALPALAQGRVAVVRDAEIETLLKEYAQPVLKAAGLKSSRVQIVLVNDPSFNAFVDGQRIFVNTGALAAASVPNEIIGVIAHEAGHLAGGHQQRLREQIAAARTMAIVGSLLGAGAIAAGSISGNSGGAQAGGALITAAPGLAQRSLLSYRRSEEMNADQAAGRYLNATGQSMRGMLTTFERFSQSLSLSGVQVDQYQISHPLPRDRIALLEELARKSKYFDAKDPAGLVARHNLMRAKIAAYSGGAQAVARLFAKDRGSLPARYGDAIATDLAGNSTAALKKLDGLIKEQPKNPYFHEFRGEVLIKLRRNDEAVKALSTATKLDRSGSALIRARLGFALVASGKAGNVKRAIEELRASIQSEPDNFTAYRNLSQAYGQSGDVGNAELVLAEGNFRAGNTRDAKVFAARALQKLAKGSPGAVRANDILTIGK, from the coding sequence ATGAAGACCAACACAGCGTTGAATAGCGAGCGACCGGCCGCGACCATACGGTTCGGAAAAGGATACGCCGCACGGCTCTCGCGCTGCGTCATCACAGCAGCTCTGGCCTGTTCGTTCGCATTGCCGGCGCTGGCCCAGGGACGGGTGGCGGTGGTGCGCGATGCTGAAATCGAAACACTTCTCAAGGAATACGCCCAACCGGTGCTCAAGGCCGCAGGGTTAAAATCGAGCCGGGTGCAGATCGTGCTGGTCAATGATCCAAGCTTCAACGCCTTCGTTGATGGCCAACGGATTTTCGTCAATACAGGCGCGCTGGCCGCAGCCTCCGTCCCCAACGAAATCATCGGCGTGATCGCCCACGAGGCCGGACATTTGGCCGGTGGTCACCAGCAGCGCCTGCGTGAACAGATCGCCGCGGCGCGGACGATGGCCATCGTTGGCAGCCTGCTTGGCGCCGGCGCTATTGCCGCGGGCAGCATCTCGGGCAACTCGGGTGGTGCACAGGCAGGTGGCGCGCTGATTACCGCGGCGCCGGGTTTGGCCCAACGCAGCCTGCTCAGCTATCGGCGTTCTGAGGAAATGAACGCCGATCAGGCCGCTGGCCGTTACCTCAACGCCACCGGGCAATCGATGCGCGGGATGCTGACGACGTTCGAACGCTTCTCGCAGAGTCTTTCATTGTCGGGCGTGCAGGTCGACCAGTACCAGATCAGCCACCCGCTGCCACGCGACCGTATCGCGTTGCTGGAGGAACTGGCGCGCAAGAGCAAATATTTCGACGCTAAGGATCCGGCCGGACTGGTCGCCAGGCACAATCTGATGCGCGCCAAGATCGCCGCCTATAGTGGCGGCGCGCAAGCGGTTGCGCGGTTGTTTGCCAAGGATCGTGGTTCCCTGCCCGCACGCTATGGCGATGCGATTGCCACCGACCTGGCTGGCAATTCGACCGCAGCGTTGAAAAAGCTGGATGGATTGATCAAGGAACAGCCGAAAAACCCGTATTTTCACGAATTCCGAGGCGAAGTGCTGATCAAACTGCGCAGGAATGACGAAGCGGTCAAGGCACTGAGCACAGCGACCAAGCTGGATCGAAGCGGTTCCGCGCTGATCCGGGCGCGGCTCGGTTTTGCACTGGTCGCGTCGGGCAAGGCCGGTAACGTCAAACGCGCCATCGAGGAACTGAGGGCATCAATCCAGAGCGAGCCGGACAATTTCACCGCCTACAGGAACCTGTCGCAAGCCTATGGCCAGTCCGGAGATGTCGGCAACGCCGAACTGGTGCTGGCCGAAGGTAATTTTCGCGCCGGCAACACCCGTGACGCAAAGGTGTTTGCCGCCCGCGCACTGCAAAAGCTTGCCAAAGGATCGCCGGGCGCGGTTCGCGCCAATGACATCTTAACCATCGGAAAATAG